Proteins from one Podospora pseudoanserina strain CBS 124.78 chromosome 1, whole genome shotgun sequence genomic window:
- a CDS encoding hypothetical protein (COG:Q; EggNog:ENOG503NZ6I), whose product MPEPQVIIITGASRGIGHAIATHLLKAGHKVVLTARSPEKLEELQKEYPSQVRYLAADMTLPDTPYQLKELTLLHFHHINAVIINHGALSPMTRVANSSIDDWKALFDANFFSALALAKETIPYLRETKGRLIFTSSGAATGAYTAWGAYGTSKAALNHLSKHIAVEEPDITSVAVSPGRVDTDMQKELREKGKAEMAPKDHEAFSKEFEAGTLVRPEQSGGVIANLAVSAKPELAGQYFKWNAPELAEYQLS is encoded by the exons ATGCCAGAACCTCAAGTAATTATCATCACCGGCGCCAGCCGTGGCATCGGCCACGCCATAgccacccacctcctcaaagcAGGCCACAAGGTCGTCCTCACAGCTCGCTCCCCTGaaaagctggaggagcttcaGAAAGAATACCCATCACAAGTCCGGTATCTAGCGGCTGATATGACCTTGCCTGAT ACACCCTACCAACTCAAAGaactcaccctcctccacttccatCACATCAACgcagtcatcatcaaccacggCGCCCTCTCGCCAATGACCCGCGtcgccaactcctccatTGACGACTGGAAAGCCCTCTTCGACGCCAACTTTTTTAGCGCCCTCGCCCTAGCCAAGGAAACCATCCCCTACCTGAGAGAAACCAAAGGCCGTCTCATCTTCACCTCATCGGGCGCCGCAACAGGAGCTTACACCGCCTGGGGCGCCTACGGAACCTCCAAAGCAGCGCTGAACCACCTTTCCAAGCACATTGCCGTTGAGGAACCAGACATCACTTCGGTAGCCGTCAGCCCTGGGAGAGTAGACACTGACATGCAAAAGGAACTTCGAGAAAAGGGCAAGGCGGAGATGGCACCAAAAGATCACGAAGCGTTCAGCAAAGAGTTTGAAGCAGGGACATTGGTGAGACCAGAGCAGTCTGGTGGTGTTATTGCTAATCTTGCTGTATCTGCGAAGCCAGAACTGGCCGGACAGTATTTCAA GTGGAATGCGCCAGAATTGGCCGAGTACCAATTGAGTTGA
- a CDS encoding hypothetical protein (COG:E; EggNog:ENOG503NX11): protein MTIITTTTIDPNDNIIILGCGIIGLSTAYYLSLSPTNTNPITLIDPSPELFSSASGFAGGFLAKDWFSPSLTPLGALSFNEHARLAAENNGRENWGYTPSICISYIQHHDGSKQQKRGDDWLRSGTSRVNAAPVEAEHDEARRPGWLKKKEGDKVEVISEEGTTAQVDPLRLCQWLLGEVMKRGGKVLQPAKATGLVRDDLTGEVKGVKVRDLKDGSERVVKGNRVVITAGVWTPKVFRTLFPQAKVGMRVGSLAGHSIVVRTPIWDTREGEEECHAVFTTHEKNFCPEMFSRLGGGGEVYFAGLNDSTLEVQDPEKGKARPLDEQRGLLREAVGDIIKGGDGGLEVVREGLCFRPVTEWGAPIVSQITGEDLGISVGDGGVWVAAGHGPWGIAMSLGTGVVMADLVEGKETRVDVRGLGYHGPNTHPVVVHTI from the coding sequence atgaccatcatcaccaccaccaccatcgaccccaacgacaacatcatcatcctcggctgCGGCATTATAGGCCTCTCCACAGCCTActacctctccctctcaccaaccaacaccaaccccataACCCTCATCGATCCCTCCCCGGAACTcttctcctctgcctctggcTTCGCAGGTGGCTTCCTCGCAAAAGATTggttctccccctccctcacccccctcggcGCCCTTTCGTTCAACGAACACGCCCGCCTGGCAGCTGAAAACAACGGCAGAGAAAATTGGGGGTACACACCCTCTATCTGCATCTCTTATATCCAGCACCATGACGGATCAAAGCAGCAGAAACGGGGTGATGACTGGTTGAGAAGTGGGACGTCAAGGGTTAATGCCGCGCCTGTGGAGGCGGAACATGACGAGGCGAGGAGACCGGgttggttgaagaagaaggagggggataaaGTCGAGGTTATCAGTGAGGAGGGGACTACGGCGCAGGTTGATCCTTTACGACTCTGtcagtggttgttgggggaggtgatgaaaagaggggggaaggtgCTACAGCCTGCGAAGGcgacggggttggtgagggatgatCTTACAGGGGAGGTTAAGGGGGTGAAAGTGAGGGACTTGAAAGATGGGAGTGAGAGGGTTGTGAAGGGGAATAGAGTTGTGATTACAGCTGGGGTTTGGACACCAAAGGTGTTTAGAACGCTGTTTCCCCAGGCAAAGGTAGGGATGAGGGTGGGGAGTTTGGCTGGGCATAGTATTGTCGTTCGGACACCAATTTGGGATAcaagagagggggaggaagagtgtCATGCTGTTTTTACTACGCATGAAAAGAACTTCTGTCCGGAGATGTTTTCGAGGTtaggcggaggaggggaggtttaTTTTGCGGGGTTGAATGATTCTACTTTGGAGGTTCAGGATccggagaaggggaaagccAGGCCGTTGGATGAGCAGAGAGGGTTGctgagggaggcggtgggggatATTATaaagggtggtgatgggggcttggaggttgtgagggaggggttgtgttTCCGGCCTGTGACGGAGTGGGGGGCGCCGATTGTATCGCAGATCACAGGGGAGGACCTCGGGATCAGTgttggggacgggggagTTTGGGTTGCGGCCGGGCATGGGCCTTGGGGGATTGCGATGAGTCTGGGGACAGGTGTCGTCATGGCAGATTTGGTGGAAGGAAAGGAGACAAGGGTGGATGTAAGAGGTCTAGGATATCATGGGCCCAACACTCATCCTGTTGTCGTTCATACCATTTAG